A window of the Rhodoluna limnophila genome harbors these coding sequences:
- the nadA gene encoding quinolinate synthase NadA → MTTASVNQRIQLIVKGQSSDSTCSPSLAKGPWEFDGGPAAYGPGASSSDLIPTGSPVQGALPAEYKTASDEELRERIIAAKKTLGDQVVILGHFYQRDEIVEHADYLGDSFQLANAAKAHPEAKAIVFCGVHFMAETADILSGDDQAVILPNLAAGCSMADMADIDSVTQAWEQLEEIYGTEPDAEGRAPIIPVTYMNSSAALKAFCGEHGGIVCTSSNAAIVLKWAFERGQRVLFFPDQHLGRNTAKAMGISTDLMPLWQGRKPLGGNTEQQLVEAKVVLWNGFCSVHKRFSVAQIDKARAEHPGVRVIVHPESPMEVVDAADEYGSTDYIRKAVIAATEPTTFAIGTEINMVQRLAAEFPQHNIFCLDPVVCPCSTMYRIHPGYLAWVLERLVAGEVVNQIVVDEKVAEGAKVALERMLAAKPL, encoded by the coding sequence ATGACCACAGCATCGGTCAACCAGCGCATCCAGCTAATTGTGAAGGGGCAGTCTTCAGACTCAACCTGCAGCCCTTCTCTAGCCAAGGGACCGTGGGAGTTTGACGGTGGCCCTGCAGCCTACGGCCCTGGAGCATCCAGCAGCGATTTGATTCCGACCGGATCACCAGTGCAAGGCGCCTTGCCTGCCGAATACAAAACCGCATCCGATGAAGAGCTGCGCGAGCGCATCATCGCGGCTAAAAAAACTTTGGGTGACCAGGTTGTGATTCTTGGGCACTTTTACCAGCGTGATGAAATTGTTGAGCACGCCGATTATCTGGGTGACTCTTTTCAGTTGGCTAATGCCGCCAAGGCCCACCCAGAGGCGAAGGCAATTGTGTTCTGCGGTGTGCACTTCATGGCAGAAACAGCAGACATTCTCTCGGGTGACGACCAGGCGGTTATTTTGCCAAACCTCGCAGCCGGCTGTTCGATGGCAGACATGGCCGACATTGACTCGGTCACGCAAGCCTGGGAGCAACTCGAAGAGATCTACGGCACCGAGCCTGATGCAGAGGGTCGCGCGCCAATCATCCCGGTGACTTACATGAATTCATCGGCAGCCCTCAAGGCTTTCTGCGGAGAGCACGGCGGTATTGTTTGCACCTCTTCAAACGCAGCGATTGTTCTGAAGTGGGCATTTGAGCGCGGCCAGCGCGTGCTGTTCTTTCCGGACCAGCACCTGGGCCGAAACACCGCAAAAGCCATGGGCATTAGCACCGACCTAATGCCGCTTTGGCAGGGCCGCAAGCCACTTGGTGGCAACACCGAGCAGCAGCTGGTTGAGGCAAAGGTTGTCCTCTGGAACGGTTTCTGCTCTGTACACAAACGCTTCAGCGTGGCCCAAATTGATAAGGCCCGAGCCGAGCACCCAGGTGTTCGCGTAATTGTGCACCCAGAAAGCCCAATGGAGGTTGTTGATGCAGCCGACGAGTATGGTTCAACCGACTACATTCGGAAGGCAGTTATTGCTGCAACCGAGCCAACCACCTTTGCCATCGGCACAGAAATCAACATGGTTCAGCGCCTGGCGGCAGAGTTTCCGCAGCACAACATTTTTTGCCTAGACCCAGTGGTCTGCCCATGCTCAACCATGTACCGAATTCACCCCGGATACCTAGCCTGGGTGCTTGAACGCTTGGTTGCCGGCGAAGTCGTAAACCAGATTGTGGTTGATGAAAAGGTAGCCGAGGGTGCCAAGGTTGCTCTTGAGCGTATGTTGGCGGCGAAGCCTCTCTAG
- a CDS encoding NUDIX hydrolase, translated as MADQTQAPLEAPNLAVSTVIFTLRTCETGELKLALPLVKRIRAPFENQWALPGGPLKITEDLSHAASRNLLETTGLEPRYLEQLYAFGSLDRSPGSKLSDRVVSIVYWALVGTDEAGAAIESENVQWFWADELPPLAFDHNIIVEYALNRLRNKLAYSQLAHLFLPELFTLAQLREVYEAVLNIQLDPGNFRRLVEAEGSVEPTGERLAGTRHRPPQLYRATNTGENQ; from the coding sequence ATGGCAGATCAAACTCAGGCTCCTCTTGAGGCGCCGAACCTTGCCGTGTCGACCGTCATTTTTACCCTTCGCACCTGCGAGACCGGCGAGCTAAAACTAGCCCTCCCGCTAGTCAAGAGAATCCGTGCCCCGTTTGAAAACCAATGGGCTCTGCCGGGTGGTCCGCTCAAAATCACCGAGGACCTAAGCCACGCAGCCTCTAGAAACTTGCTTGAGACCACCGGTCTTGAACCGCGCTACCTTGAGCAGCTTTACGCATTCGGCAGCCTTGACCGCTCCCCCGGCAGCAAGCTCAGCGACCGCGTGGTGTCGATTGTTTACTGGGCGCTAGTCGGCACCGATGAAGCCGGCGCAGCTATCGAGAGCGAGAACGTTCAGTGGTTCTGGGCTGACGAACTTCCACCACTGGCCTTTGACCACAACATCATCGTTGAATACGCACTGAACCGACTGCGAAACAAGCTGGCCTATAGCCAACTTGCGCACCTATTTTTGCCAGAACTATTCACCTTGGCGCAGCTTCGAGAGGTCTACGAAGCAGTGCTGAACATTCAACTGGACCCGGGAAACTTTCGGCGCCTGGTTGAGGCAGAAGGCTCGGTGGAGCCTACCGGAGAGCGACTTGCCGGCACCCGCCACCGACCACCACAGCTTTACCGCGCGACGAACACAGGAGAAAATCAATGA
- a CDS encoding nucleoside deaminase: protein MEFKVGQIFATDEEKLQVAIAEAHLGLAEGGIPIGAALFDQEGRLLGSGRNRRVQDGDASMHGETSAFRNAGRQRSYKNVTLATSLSPCWYCSGLIRQFGIGRVIVGDDKNFMGGQDWVAEHGAEVHVLNDPGLIEIMREFIEANDALWNEDIGED, encoded by the coding sequence ATGGAATTTAAAGTTGGACAAATCTTCGCCACTGACGAAGAGAAACTTCAAGTTGCTATTGCCGAGGCCCACCTCGGTCTTGCCGAGGGTGGAATCCCTATCGGTGCCGCCCTGTTTGACCAGGAAGGCCGACTGCTCGGCAGTGGGCGCAACCGCCGAGTTCAAGACGGCGATGCCTCGATGCACGGAGAAACCAGTGCATTTAGAAACGCTGGACGCCAGCGCAGCTACAAAAACGTGACCCTAGCTACCAGCCTTTCGCCATGCTGGTACTGCTCTGGCTTGATTCGCCAATTCGGCATCGGCCGAGTAATTGTTGGCGACGATAAAAACTTTATGGGTGGCCAAGATTGGGTCGCCGAGCACGGTGCCGAGGTGCATGTTCTCAATGACCCGGGCCTAATCGAAATCATGCGTGAATTCATCGAAGCCAATGATGCGCTGTGGAACGAAGATATCGGCGAGGACTAA
- a CDS encoding purine-cytosine permease family protein has product MSQTSTGSAKATSIETNDVAPIPAAERHGKAWHLFTVWSSPNLEFATIFIGALAVFAGLNVWQAILALALGNGLAAITHGWFSSWGPRHGVPQMVISRSAFGLRGNILPAGTSTLVAGIGWFAVNTTSGAFALTTLTNFPVAASVTIIILVQVIAAFIGHNFIQKFERYAFFYLAVVFAIVAAVIVSQGHYDVSPTEDFKWGAFSVGVALAYGYTQGWTPFAADFTRYLPANTSPKAVGLAAGLGNFTATTMLMSVGAIAWSGVVGEGLPTTAFTAVLPPALAVLTLIGIAVGSVSANVLNIYSGTMSFIAAGVKLGFKTRRAIMVVLAGVLGGGISYFAVEDNFRFIFELFLLTVGYWLAPWVAILVVDRILRKGQNIDELIKEETKHSNIAGPIAFVVATVTAVSLFAKAEMPTVQFYGIFTGPGAENGDWTALFGFVLAAVLYFVIYKATNKK; this is encoded by the coding sequence ATGTCTCAAACATCTACAGGCTCTGCAAAGGCAACCTCAATCGAAACCAACGACGTAGCCCCAATTCCGGCGGCTGAGCGTCACGGCAAGGCGTGGCATCTGTTCACTGTCTGGTCGTCTCCGAACCTTGAGTTCGCAACCATTTTTATCGGTGCACTTGCTGTTTTTGCAGGTCTAAACGTATGGCAGGCCATTTTGGCGCTGGCTCTGGGTAACGGTCTAGCCGCAATCACCCACGGCTGGTTCAGTAGCTGGGGCCCACGCCACGGTGTACCACAGATGGTCATCAGCCGTTCAGCATTTGGTTTGCGCGGCAACATTTTGCCTGCCGGAACCTCAACCCTGGTTGCCGGAATCGGCTGGTTTGCCGTAAACACCACTTCTGGTGCTTTTGCATTGACCACCCTGACCAATTTCCCGGTCGCAGCCTCGGTCACCATCATCATTTTGGTGCAGGTAATTGCAGCTTTCATCGGCCACAACTTCATTCAGAAGTTTGAGCGCTACGCATTCTTCTACCTAGCCGTAGTGTTTGCCATCGTTGCAGCCGTGATCGTTTCACAGGGCCACTATGACGTGAGCCCAACCGAAGACTTCAAGTGGGGCGCATTCAGCGTTGGTGTTGCGCTTGCCTACGGCTACACCCAGGGCTGGACTCCATTTGCCGCTGACTTCACCCGCTACCTTCCTGCCAACACCTCACCAAAGGCAGTTGGACTAGCCGCGGGTCTTGGAAACTTCACCGCAACCACGATGCTGATGTCAGTCGGTGCAATTGCTTGGAGCGGCGTGGTCGGCGAGGGTCTACCAACCACCGCTTTCACCGCGGTACTCCCTCCAGCACTTGCAGTACTGACTCTGATCGGTATCGCCGTCGGTTCGGTATCGGCAAACGTTCTAAACATCTACTCAGGAACCATGTCATTCATCGCAGCTGGCGTGAAGCTTGGCTTCAAGACCCGCCGCGCAATTATGGTGGTTCTAGCCGGTGTCCTCGGCGGCGGTATCTCGTACTTTGCCGTTGAAGACAACTTCCGATTCATCTTCGAGTTGTTCCTACTAACCGTGGGCTACTGGTTGGCTCCATGGGTTGCGATTCTTGTTGTTGACCGCATTCTGCGCAAGGGTCAGAACATCGATGAACTGATCAAAGAAGAAACCAAGCACTCAAACATCGCCGGACCGATTGCCTTTGTAGTGGCAACTGTTACTGCGGTTTCACTGTTCGCTAAAGCAGAGATGCCAACCGTGCAGTTCTACGGCATCTTTACCGGCCCAGGTGCCGAAAACGGTGACTGGACCGCGCTGTTTGGTTTTGTGCTGGCAGCGGTGCTTTACTTCGTAATCTATAAGGCAACGAACAAGAAATAA
- a CDS encoding SprT-like domain-containing protein, translated as MTYQDELLAPLITDESLLIEFLTKHFDQKTDEVIKTAVSIDDFPVIARLENVGFQVGRQFSQGKVRMIRMSCDRYDFVRLMAETKMAEFLDITIWSFAFDSAKRRAGLCNYTDKRISVSRYLVDIHSLDETMQVVLHEIAHAICGKSAGHGKLWLGTAKQIGYRAEKFTGREIAEETAAWIGTCPQGHTHYRYRRPARELSCGVCGRGFSKRHLIQWRPR; from the coding sequence ATGACTTATCAGGATGAACTGCTGGCGCCACTGATTACCGATGAGAGCCTGCTAATTGAATTTCTGACCAAGCACTTTGACCAAAAAACTGACGAAGTAATCAAAACCGCGGTGTCAATAGACGACTTTCCGGTTATCGCGCGACTCGAAAATGTTGGGTTTCAAGTGGGTCGGCAATTTAGTCAGGGAAAAGTCCGCATGATCCGCATGTCCTGTGACCGATACGACTTTGTTCGACTCATGGCTGAGACCAAAATGGCCGAATTTCTTGATATCACAATCTGGAGTTTTGCTTTTGACAGCGCAAAACGCAGGGCTGGTCTCTGCAATTACACCGACAAGCGCATATCGGTCTCACGTTACTTGGTCGATATCCACAGCCTTGACGAGACTATGCAGGTGGTTTTGCACGAGATAGCCCACGCGATATGCGGCAAATCAGCTGGGCACGGCAAACTTTGGCTTGGTACCGCAAAGCAGATTGGCTATCGTGCCGAAAAGTTCACCGGCCGAGAGATTGCCGAAGAAACCGCAGCCTGGATTGGAACCTGCCCTCAGGGGCATACCCACTATCGGTATCGGCGCCCAGCTCGCGAGTTGAGCTGCGGCGTGTGTGGCCGAGGTTTTTCTAAACGGCACCTGATTCAATGGCGGCCTCGATAA
- a CDS encoding prenyltransferase: MEALSQLFWASRPISWINTAYPFAATYLFVAQAIDATLVLGTLFFLIPYNLLMYGINDVFDYESDLRNPRKGGIEGALLAPKWHRLTLWSSVLACLPFVAYLIWVGNLASNAWLLLVLFSVVAYSAKGLRFKERPFLDSLTSAAHFVGPMVFAAALAGANLADPKLLALIAAFGLWGIASHAFGAVQDVRADREANIDSIATKTGARFTTRFAFAAYLLAGLLLLAVGGNASWVAIAAIPYLVVVGRFWNITDETCESANRGWKRFIWLNFFAGFVVTQFVIEAAIESGAV; encoded by the coding sequence TTGGAGGCCCTAAGTCAGTTGTTCTGGGCATCTAGGCCCATTTCGTGGATAAACACCGCATACCCTTTTGCCGCAACCTACCTGTTTGTAGCCCAGGCAATTGATGCGACCCTTGTTTTAGGAACCCTATTCTTCTTAATTCCCTACAACCTGCTGATGTACGGAATCAACGACGTCTTTGATTATGAGAGTGACCTGCGGAATCCGCGCAAGGGCGGAATTGAGGGGGCCCTTCTGGCTCCCAAGTGGCACCGGCTGACCCTTTGGAGCTCGGTTCTGGCCTGCCTTCCGTTTGTGGCGTATCTGATTTGGGTTGGCAACCTAGCATCCAACGCTTGGTTATTGCTGGTGCTTTTTAGCGTGGTTGCCTACAGCGCAAAAGGGCTCCGGTTCAAGGAACGCCCATTTTTGGATTCACTAACTTCGGCCGCGCATTTTGTGGGGCCGATGGTTTTTGCGGCTGCTTTGGCCGGAGCCAATTTGGCTGACCCAAAACTTTTGGCTCTGATTGCGGCTTTCGGGCTTTGGGGTATTGCCTCGCACGCCTTTGGGGCGGTTCAAGATGTTCGGGCAGATCGCGAAGCCAATATTGACTCGATTGCGACCAAAACGGGGGCTCGGTTCACTACCCGTTTTGCCTTCGCTGCGTATCTTCTCGCTGGCTTGCTACTACTCGCAGTCGGCGGCAATGCATCGTGGGTTGCGATAGCGGCCATTCCATACCTAGTAGTGGTGGGTCGTTTCTGGAACATCACCGATGAAACCTGTGAATCGGCTAACCGAGGTTGGAAAAGGTTTATCTGGTTGAACTTTTTTGCCGGCTTTGTGGTCACCCAGTTTGTTATCGAGGCCGCCATTGAATCAGGTGCCGTTTAG
- a CDS encoding lycopene cyclase domain-containing protein: MNYLTLNLIFVGAVFLASLPVFKKLPWRAIGLATAVLLVATAIFDNLIVGSGIVEYDESLISGIKLGYAPIEDFAYSLVAPLLISIAIEITRGLRWRP, translated from the coding sequence ATGAACTATCTGACACTAAATCTCATTTTTGTCGGTGCGGTTTTTCTGGCCAGCCTCCCAGTATTCAAAAAATTACCTTGGCGCGCAATTGGGTTAGCAACGGCTGTATTGCTGGTTGCCACAGCCATTTTTGACAACCTGATTGTGGGCAGCGGCATTGTGGAGTACGACGAATCTCTGATTAGTGGAATCAAACTGGGCTACGCCCCAATCGAGGATTTTGCCTATTCACTGGTGGCTCCCCTATTGATTTCGATTGCAATTGAAATTACTCGGGGCCTGCGTTGGAGGCCCTAA
- a CDS encoding lycopene cyclase domain-containing protein, which yields MSLIYLGLLLFSIGGLAALDFKHELAIAKTKRYLCMILVPVAFFLIWDLAGISLGIFFRGNAPYLTGILLAEELPLEEVFFLILLSYSALLLLKAFGRKAGK from the coding sequence TTGAGTTTGATCTATCTGGGGCTGCTGCTGTTCTCTATCGGAGGACTAGCTGCCCTTGATTTCAAGCATGAGCTTGCGATTGCCAAAACCAAACGGTACCTCTGCATGATTTTGGTGCCGGTTGCATTTTTCTTGATCTGGGACCTAGCTGGAATCAGTCTGGGTATTTTCTTTCGGGGCAACGCGCCTTATCTAACCGGGATTTTGCTTGCCGAAGAGCTCCCGCTCGAAGAGGTATTTTTTCTTATCTTGCTCAGCTACAGCGCCCTCCTGCTCCTCAAGGCGTTCGGCCGAAAGGCTGGCAAATGA
- the crtI gene encoding phytoene desaturase family protein produces the protein MTQKTAVVVGGGIAGLATAALLAKAGMKVTLLEAREKVGGRAYIWEKDGFKFDMGPSWYLMPDAFDQFFKLMGTSASQELNLVRLDPAYQTRNEGFGDKLIIRENLADNKVLFDAIEPGSGERLQAYIDSAEDAYKLSIKHFLYTNFQNAKSFVHPEVLARAGRFIKHLIMPLDKFAGQHVTDARLRKILNFPAVFLGASPYDTPSMYHLMTHVDMNVGVFYPMGGFYTVIEAIERLAKQHGVEIHTNSKVTKIQTIDGHVAGVNVGDVFYSADVVVGNADLHHIETQLLDSKDQTLPAKWWEDKVPGPSAMLLFLGVKGKLPQLDHHTLLYSDDWAKNFKEVFRTPAEKRKQKAKSVIPNPASLYICAPSITDPAVAPEGYENLFVLVPIAADPELGNGGINGAGDAKFEAEADRIIQQISEWCEIPDLAERIVVRRTMGPKDFVDDLNAWSGTALGMAHTLFQSAFFRPKNKSKKVEGLYYAGHHSLPGIGLPMCLIGAELVYKRLVDDRSAGPIKHEIKPVAENGWKGLR, from the coding sequence ATGACCCAAAAGACTGCAGTAGTTGTAGGTGGCGGAATTGCGGGACTAGCGACTGCCGCACTGCTAGCCAAGGCTGGCATGAAGGTCACCCTGCTCGAAGCGCGTGAGAAGGTTGGCGGCCGAGCCTACATTTGGGAGAAAGACGGCTTCAAGTTCGACATGGGACCTTCTTGGTACCTGATGCCGGATGCGTTTGACCAATTCTTCAAACTGATGGGCACCAGCGCCAGCCAAGAACTGAACCTGGTGCGCCTTGACCCGGCCTATCAAACTCGCAACGAGGGTTTTGGCGACAAGCTAATCATTCGTGAAAACCTTGCCGATAACAAAGTGTTGTTCGACGCCATTGAACCAGGCTCCGGCGAGCGCCTGCAGGCCTACATCGACTCGGCCGAAGACGCCTACAAGCTCTCGATCAAGCACTTCTTGTACACCAACTTTCAGAACGCAAAATCTTTTGTTCACCCAGAGGTTCTTGCGCGTGCGGGCCGCTTCATCAAGCACCTGATCATGCCATTGGATAAATTTGCCGGCCAGCACGTAACCGACGCCAGACTGCGCAAGATTTTGAACTTTCCGGCAGTTTTCTTGGGCGCCTCTCCTTACGACACCCCAAGCATGTACCACCTGATGACTCACGTAGACATGAATGTCGGAGTCTTCTACCCAATGGGCGGTTTTTACACAGTCATTGAGGCTATTGAGCGCCTGGCTAAGCAGCACGGGGTTGAGATTCACACCAACTCCAAGGTCACCAAGATTCAGACCATCGATGGCCACGTTGCCGGAGTAAACGTGGGCGATGTTTTCTACAGCGCCGATGTCGTCGTGGGCAACGCTGATCTGCACCACATTGAGACCCAGCTGCTTGACTCAAAGGACCAGACCCTGCCAGCAAAGTGGTGGGAAGACAAGGTGCCGGGCCCATCGGCAATGCTGCTGTTCCTGGGTGTTAAGGGCAAGCTTCCGCAACTTGATCACCACACTCTTCTCTACTCAGATGACTGGGCAAAGAACTTCAAAGAGGTCTTCCGCACTCCGGCTGAGAAGCGCAAACAAAAAGCCAAGAGCGTCATCCCTAACCCTGCATCTCTCTACATTTGCGCACCGAGCATCACTGACCCAGCGGTAGCTCCTGAAGGATACGAAAACCTATTCGTACTGGTGCCGATCGCTGCCGACCCTGAGCTTGGCAACGGCGGAATAAACGGTGCCGGAGATGCCAAGTTTGAGGCCGAGGCCGATCGCATCATCCAGCAGATCTCGGAGTGGTGTGAGATTCCAGATTTGGCCGAGCGAATCGTGGTTCGCAGAACCATGGGACCAAAAGACTTTGTTGATGACCTAAATGCCTGGTCGGGAACCGCACTGGGCATGGCTCACACCCTGTTCCAAAGTGCCTTCTTCAGACCGAAGAACAAGAGCAAGAAGGTCGAGGGGCTCTACTACGCCGGACACCACAGCCTGCCGGGCATCGGACTCCCGATGTGCCTCATCGGTGCTGAGTTGGTTTACAAGAGACTGGTGGATGACCGCTCTGCCGGACCTATCAAGCATGAAATCAAGCCGGTGGCCGAGAACGGGTGGAAGGGCCTTCGTTGA
- a CDS encoding phytoene/squalene synthase family protein has translation MDLIARKQKPSSLQQYTRAAELAAAEVIGAYSTSFGWATKLVGKQIRVHIRNIYALVRVADEIVDGAADEALQGTQPGYTQHALDQLEAETYLAIESGFSTNLVVHAFAHTARLSGIKREIIEPFFTSMRMDIDNREYDQAGFDKYVYGSAEVVGLMCLEVYLMELDLTAHEKAEFVRGARALGAAFQKVNFLRDLAADFQKLGRSYFPGVNVASFNEEEKHRLVVDIQEDLKVSSSVLKKLPKSSRKAVAAAQMFFDELNRKIMATPAETLISERIRVSNGKKLVILIKAWIGVVP, from the coding sequence GTGGATTTGATTGCCAGAAAACAAAAGCCCAGCAGCCTGCAGCAATACACTCGCGCGGCTGAACTTGCGGCCGCTGAAGTAATCGGTGCCTACTCAACCTCTTTTGGTTGGGCGACCAAGCTCGTGGGTAAACAAATCCGGGTGCACATTCGCAACATTTACGCACTGGTGCGGGTAGCCGACGAGATTGTTGATGGTGCCGCCGACGAAGCACTGCAGGGCACCCAGCCCGGCTATACGCAACATGCCCTTGACCAACTTGAGGCTGAAACATACCTGGCCATTGAGTCAGGATTCAGCACCAACCTGGTGGTACACGCCTTTGCACACACAGCCCGCCTCTCTGGCATCAAGCGCGAGATTATTGAGCCGTTTTTTACCTCGATGCGCATGGACATCGATAACCGCGAATACGACCAGGCCGGTTTTGACAAGTACGTTTACGGTTCGGCTGAGGTTGTGGGGCTGATGTGCCTCGAGGTTTATCTGATGGAACTCGACCTGACCGCTCACGAAAAAGCCGAATTTGTTCGCGGCGCACGTGCACTTGGCGCAGCGTTCCAAAAGGTCAACTTTTTGCGTGACTTGGCAGCTGACTTTCAAAAACTGGGTCGGTCCTACTTTCCGGGTGTGAATGTTGCCTCATTCAACGAGGAAGAAAAACACCGATTAGTGGTTGACATCCAAGAAGATCTCAAAGTGAGTTCATCGGTGCTAAAAAAACTGCCTAAGTCTTCACGAAAGGCTGTGGCGGCGGCGCAGATGTTTTTTGATGAGCTGAACCGAAAGATCATGGCAACGCCAGCCGAAACCCTGATTAGTGAACGCATCAGAGTTTCAAACGGCAAAAAACTTGTAATTCTCATCAAAGCTTGGATCGGAGTTGTACCGTAA
- the ilvD gene encoding dihydroxy-acid dehydratase produces the protein MSADMKPRSRDVTDGIEKAASRGMLRAVGMGDEDWVKPQIGVASSWSEVTPCNLSLDRLADATKQGVHAAGGYPLEFGTISVSDGISMGHEGMHFSLVSREVIADSVETVMQAERLDGSVLLAGCDKSLPGMLMAAARLNLSSVFLYAGSIMPGWVKLESGEEKQVTIIDAFEAVGACKAGKMSEEDLGRIERAICPGEGACGGMYTANTMASAAEALGMSLPGSAAPPAVDRRRDVWAHRSGEAVVNLLRLGITARDILTKKAFENAIAVTMAFGGSTNAVLHLLAIAREAEVDLTLDDFNRIADKVPHLGDLKPFGQFVMTDVDRVGGVPVVMKALLDAGLIHGDALTVTGKTVAENLAGINPPDPDGKIIRELQNPIHKTGGISILKGSMAPEGAVVKTAGFDLEEFTGPARVFERERAAMDALTEGKIAAGDVVVIRYEGPKGGPGMREMLAITGAIKGAGLGKDVLLLTDGRFSGGTTGLCIGHIAPEATEGGPIALVRDGDLIRVNIASRSLELLVEPEELAARKQTWQSLPPRYTRGVLAKYSKLVHSAAEGAYCG, from the coding sequence ATGTCTGCAGATATGAAACCGCGTTCACGCGACGTAACCGATGGTATTGAAAAAGCTGCCTCTCGAGGCATGCTCCGTGCAGTTGGCATGGGAGACGAAGACTGGGTAAAGCCTCAGATCGGCGTTGCTTCATCTTGGAGCGAAGTCACCCCTTGCAACCTTTCATTGGACCGACTGGCTGACGCCACCAAGCAGGGTGTCCACGCCGCTGGTGGTTACCCACTCGAATTCGGCACCATCTCGGTTTCAGACGGCATCTCGATGGGTCACGAGGGCATGCACTTCTCGTTGGTCTCTCGCGAGGTTATCGCTGACTCGGTTGAGACTGTGATGCAGGCCGAGCGTCTTGACGGTTCGGTGCTGCTTGCCGGTTGTGACAAGTCACTGCCAGGCATGCTTATGGCTGCAGCCCGCCTAAACCTTTCATCGGTGTTCTTGTATGCCGGTTCGATTATGCCTGGCTGGGTAAAGCTCGAGTCTGGCGAAGAAAAGCAAGTCACCATCATCGATGCTTTTGAAGCGGTTGGCGCCTGCAAGGCTGGCAAGATGTCTGAAGAAGACCTAGGCCGTATTGAGCGCGCAATCTGCCCGGGAGAGGGCGCCTGTGGCGGTATGTACACCGCAAACACCATGGCTTCAGCTGCCGAGGCGCTGGGCATGAGCCTTCCTGGTTCAGCAGCCCCACCGGCTGTTGACCGCCGCCGTGATGTCTGGGCACACCGCTCAGGAGAGGCAGTTGTAAACCTTCTGCGCCTCGGTATCACCGCTCGTGACATCTTGACCAAGAAGGCGTTTGAGAACGCGATTGCCGTAACCATGGCATTCGGTGGTTCAACCAATGCAGTTCTTCACCTATTGGCTATTGCCCGCGAGGCAGAGGTTGACCTAACCCTCGATGACTTCAACCGCATCGCAGACAAGGTTCCACACCTCGGTGACCTAAAGCCATTCGGTCAGTTTGTTATGACCGACGTTGACCGTGTTGGTGGCGTGCCAGTAGTCATGAAGGCGCTCCTTGACGCTGGGCTAATTCACGGCGATGCACTAACCGTTACCGGTAAGACCGTTGCCGAGAACCTTGCTGGAATCAACCCACCTGACCCAGACGGCAAAATCATCCGTGAACTACAGAACCCAATCCACAAGACTGGCGGCATCTCGATCCTCAAGGGTTCGATGGCTCCAGAGGGTGCTGTTGTTAAGACCGCAGGTTTTGACCTAGAAGAGTTCACCGGCCCAGCTCGCGTGTTTGAGCGTGAGCGCGCCGCAATGGATGCCCTAACCGAAGGCAAGATTGCCGCGGGTGACGTAGTGGTTATTCGCTACGAAGGCCCGAAGGGTGGCCCGGGCATGCGTGAAATGCTTGCAATCACCGGCGCAATTAAGGGTGCAGGTTTGGGCAAGGATGTTCTACTATTGACTGACGGACGATTCTCAGGCGGCACAACCGGCCTTTGCATCGGACACATTGCACCAGAGGCCACCGAAGGTGGACCAATTGCTCTGGTTCGCGATGGCGACTTGATTCGAGTCAACATCGCTTCTCGATCGCTCGAACTACTCGTTGAGCCTGAAGAGTTGGCTGCCCGCAAGCAAACATGGCAGTCTCTTCCACCGCGCTATACCCGAGGCGTTCTCGCGAAATACTCAAAGCTCGTGCACTCTGCAGCAGAGGGCGCTTACTGCGGCTAA